CCTGTTCTGGCATTGAAGTGTAGGCCTTCAGCACATATGACTAAGACAGCTTTTTCACCTTCGCAGCGCCAGTATTTGTCACAAGCGGTCTCATGGGCCCACGGGAGGATGTTGCAGGCATCGGAGCATTTGCTGTGGTCCGGTTCGGTTTCGCCTCCGTTACCATTGTCTTCACCACCGTCCTCTCCGCTGTCACCACCGTTCTCTCCGCTGTTGTTACCGTTGTCACCACCGTTCTCTCCGCTGTTGCTACCGCTGTCACCACCGTTCTCTCCGCTGTTGCTACCGTTGTCACCACCGTTCTCTCCGCTGTTGCTACCGCTGTCACCACCGTTCTCTCCGCTGTTGCTACCGTTGTCACCACCGTTCTCTCCGCTGTTGCTACCGTTGTCACCACCGTTCTCTCCGCTATTGCTACCGTTGTCACCACCGTTCTCTCCGCTGTTGCTACCGTTGTCACCACCGTTCTCTCCGCTGTTGCTACCGTTATCACCACCATTCTCTCCGCTGTTGCTACCATTGTCACCACCGTTCTCTCCGCTATCAACACCGCTGTCCCCTCCGTTTTCACCACTGTTGTTTCCTCCGTTGTCACCTCCGTTATCGCCTCCATGGTCACCACCATCTTCACCACTATTTTCACCGCTGTTGTCACCGCCGTTGTCACCACCATCTTCACCGCTGTTGGCTTCGCATCCAGCGTTGGCTGGCCAATCGCAGACCTAAGAAGAAGCAAACAGTTCTTATAAACACGATAGTTACTTAAGTGTATTATATCCTCTGTCACCTTAGAACAAGTTTCTCCTGTAAATATTTTGATAAGTgtgtaataaaatgttttattattattgtatgtcgtttctatatgtcgggcctatggagtcctggACTTTGGAAGGCGTGGGTGGTGCCGAAGCCGAATACCAAACTAAAACGATGCCGCACGgggctttaagaattttgaaataaaggcTATGAATAACAAAGTGAAACTTAATAATACTAATATACTTATCATAAAAACATTctagaatatatataaaaaatcacaCGAAACTTCATTTGGATCTTCTCAGCCGTAATTATACTCTCTCACACTGGGTGGGGTGGGTATTTTCTAAGAACTATCTCCTCGCGGTCCACAATGGGTAACGGCCAGCCGGTTAAACGTTCTCGACAGCTCTGGACTGGAATGGACTGTTCCTTGACTACATCATGGATCTCCATCTCACTGCCTATATATTATACTTCGGCGGTGACAAGAACTTGTGCgcatataataagtatttttccaAATTTATGTCTTCAGATTTATTTGAATgcaactacataaaaaaaattggtCGATACTTACTTGGATTTTGGGGTTGAAGTGCAGTCCAGCGGGGCATTTCTGTTCTACCTTCTCTCCGAAGACACAGGTGTAGAAGCGACCGCAGTCAGATTCGTGAGGCAGAAGCTGGTGAACGTCGAAGTCAGCTGGACATCCGTTGTCCAGATTTCCTCCGTTATCACCATTACCGTTTCCATTATCACCGTCGCCGTTTCCGTTATCACCATCACCGTTTCCATTATCACCGTCGCCGTTGCCGTTGTCACCATCACCGTTTCCGTCGCCACCATTATCACCATCACCGTTACCAGATTCACATCCAGCAACTGAAGGCCAATCACAGACCTGGAAAATGAGAATTAGtttattatagacagcgatacggctcaccatctatcacgttcgtgtaacagaaaggtcggttaggcgtgggcacttagttcatcttgcgatggatgtacctctgactaccccaactgagatatagtcgttagcttattTATGTTGTGACTTGTGCATTAGCTTCTTCACAATTTGTGTATGTGTAAATAGTGGAATATAATGGTTTATTAATTTtttgtcataaaaataaaacaaaaaataaagcgCTTCAATTCAGGGAAAATATAACTCTTTCGAAACTAAGTACTTGTGTTGTTATTTGCTAAAGATAGGCATTCTGGTATAGGAATAATAGTGATTATGTTGGTACTTACTTGGATTTTGGGGTTGAAGTGAAGTCCAGCGGGGCATTTCTGTTCTACCTTCTCTCCGAAGACACAGGTGTAGAAGCGACCGCAGTCAGTTTCGTGGGGCAGAAGCTGGTGAACGTCGAAGTCAGCTGGGCATCCGTTGTCCAGATTTCCTCCGTTATCACCATCACCGTTTCCGTTGTCACCATCACCATCACCGTTTCCGTTGTCACCATCACCGTTTCCGTCGCCACCATTATCACCATTACCGTTACCAGATTCACATCCAGCAACAGAAGGCCAATCGCAGACCTGGAAATATATAAATCAGTTTCTTAAATTCCTcacaattaagtaagtaagtataatgtttattttccataaaaatacagaaaatattggtacaataaaaacccgtTTACTGACCCGTGCTtaggaaaactcacaaagataaaatatcgaCACTGAGTCAgacatatttgatttattttcctCATAGTGAAATCTAGTCTGCTAGTGGTTCTACTTTaagccatattttttttttgttaatcttTTTAGACGTCATATGTTGAGATAAAGCGATTCAATTGAAGAAGTTTCATTTTtggtgtgacttattgtagaattgccgcaaatggtattgactacttggccggaaatcaATTTAGGAAGAAAGTTAACTTCGTCGTAACGAAATATGTTAGTATTTTCTGATGGTAGGCTCTCTGAATCATGGTTGGAACTTACTTGGATTTTGGGGTTGAAGTGAAGTCCAGCGGGGCAATTCTGTACCACCTTCTCTCCGAAGACGCAGGTGTAAAAGCGACCGCAGTCATATTCGTGTGGAAGAAGCTGGTGAACGCTGAAGTCAGTTGGGCAGCCATTTTCCAGAGTACCGTTACCATTTCCATTTCCATCACCACCATTGTCGCCACCATTCTCTCCGCTGTCACCACCGTTGTCTCCTCCATTGTCACCACCGTTCTCTCCGCTGTTGCTACCGTTGTTACCACCATCCTCTCCGCTGTTGCTACCGTTGTTACCACCATCCTCTCCGCTGTTGCTACCGCTGCTACCACCATCCTCTCCGCTGTTGCCACCGCTGCTACCACCATCCTCTCCGCTGTTGCTACCGCTGCTACCACCATCCTCTCCGCTGTTGCTACCGCTGCTACCACTATCCTCTCCGCTGTTGCTACCGTTGTTACCACCGTTCTCTCCGCTGTTGCTGCCGTTGTCACCACCGTTTTCTCCGCTATCTACACCACTGTCGCCTCCGTTGTCACCACTGTTGTCGCCACCGTTATCACCACTGCCATTTCCGTCACCAGATTCACATCCAGCATTGTCAGGCCAGTCGCAAACCTGTAAATATAAAACGTTATAGCATCAAATGGATTGAAATAGTTATTTTGTAACATTTATAACCAgtgttgtttatgttttagtTGACACTTACTTGGATTTTGGGGTTGAAGTGAAGTCCAGCGGGGCAAATTTGTTCTACTTTCTTTCCGAATACGCAGGTGTAGAAGCGACCGCAGTCATATTCATGTGGCAGAAGTTGGTGAACGTCGAAATCGGCTGGGCATCCGTTATCCAAGTGGCCTCCGTTATCACCGTTTCCGTTTCCGTCACCGCTGTTATCACCATCACCGTTTCCGTCACCACCGTTATCGCCATCGCCATTTCCGTCACCACCGTTGTCACCACCACCGTTGCCAGATTCACATCCAGCAGCAGAAGGCCAGTCGCAAACCTAgaaaaatgtatgtaattaGAATACAATGAAGTGCAAGATTACTTTAGTaacacacaaaaatcactctgtgatccctagtttggttaggacattacaggctgatcacctgattgtccgaaagtaagacgatccgtacttcagaaggcacgttaagccgttggtcccggttactatttactgatgtaagtacgtaatcgttaaatgagccatgtcaggggcttctggcggctcaatagtaaccctgacaccagggttgatgggattggtaatccagctcacaacccacactatagaagaagattgcaacatattatacatcgaTGCATGCAAGTctcaatattaatattatttatttatttataactaaacAGCAGTGTTCTGCTATATTTTTTGAACAGTTTGGCTACATGAATGAGTCTCTATTAATAGTAGAATACTTTAGGAGACAGTATATGAGATATCTCGTTTAAGCAGcgttttaaatttacttttatttgaatGAGACGATTGGAGTTTAAACGCTTAGCTGATAAATTACTTGGTACCTACGTAGGATTCGTAAGATTAAGTGGGCGAGGGATTGAAACCTCTGAAACTTTTTATTAGGATCTTGAtttattagttacttacttGGATTTTGGGGTTGAAGTGAAGTCCAGCGGGGCAATTCTGTTCTACCTTCTTTCCAAAGACACAGTTGTAGAAGCGACCGCAGTCAGATTCGTGGGGCAGAAGCTGGTGCACGTCAAAGTCAGCTGGGCATCCGTTATCCAGATTTCCTCCATTATCACCGTTTCCGTTATCACCATCACCATTTCCGTTTCCATCTCCTCCGTTGTCACCACCGTTGTCGCCGCCATTGTCGCCACCATTATCTCCACCGTTATCACCACCATTGTCTCCACCGTTGTCACCATCACCGTTTCCAGATTCACATCCAGCGTGTTTAGGCCAGTCGCAAACCTAAATTGTATTTATACAAGgtattaatgacatcgtaacgaaaactttgagggatgatttagaccatgattgtgagttgatattaagtagaattttccgccgcaaatgtatagaattgaaaataatttaaaaaatatgaaaaataatcatgaattttgcgacaaattggacaatcattggtttaggcttgtgctgaaTTCCGAACCTGCTACCTCAAAGTAAGAAGCAATTCTGATTTTTTTTACTGAACTGATTCTTAATCCCaagaaaaaaacattgaatTAATTTAGCTACTTACTTATCATTTTTGGTGTAAATATCAAATTTTGTAACCAGTATCTCCTTATTAAGTAAAGCtccgcaataaagtatatttattattatatttatatatgtgttAAGGGATTTTGTTCTTAAACCTTTCACAATAAAGTTCATTCTACCTATTTTATATGATTATAGCTCCAAGCGTGGCTCTGcagaattattataatttgtgcAGATTGAAAATATGAAAACCTATTCATATATCTTCTTACTTTCTTTATTAATAGAATCTTCTTTTTCAAACTATTACTTACTTGAAGGTTGGGGTTGAAGTGAAGTCCAGCGGGGCAAATCTGTTCTACTTTCTTTCCGAAGACGCAGTTGTAGAAGCGACCGCAGTCAGATTCGTGGGGCAAAAGTTGGTGAACATCGAAGTCAGCTGGGCAGCCATTTTCCAGAGTACCGTCACCATTTCCATTTCCATCACCACCATTGTCGCCACCGTTCTCTCCGCTGTTGCTACCGTTGTTACCACCATCCTCTCCGCTGTTGCTACCGCTGCTACCACCATCCTCTCCGCTGTTGCTACCGTTGTTACCACCATCCTCTCCGCTGTTGCTACCGTTGCTACCGCCATCCTCTCCGCTATTGCTACCACTATCCTCTCCGCTGTTGCTACCGTTGCTACCACCATCCTCTCCGCTGTTGCTACCGTTGCTACCACCATCCTCTCCGCTGTTGCTACCGTTGTTATCACCATTTCCGTTTCCATCGCCACCGTTGTCACCACCACCATTGCCAGATTCGCATCCAGCGTTGTGAGGCCAGTCACAGACCTGAAATGAAGTTCGTTCATAACAGATATCCGCCCATTCGCGTACAAATAGTCAAGTATCCATTGTAACGTtgatagaaaaataatttattaataaaatgaatagTGACATAGCGTTTCCTATGGCACTAGAAATATTactttaagtttaaaaaaatcttattaacaTTTTTGTGGAAGAATAAAAGTATTGTACGTTAAATGATACTTACTTGGATTTTGGGGTTGAAGTGAAGTCCAGCGGGGCAAATCTGTTCTACTTTCTTTCCGAACACGCAGGTGTAGAAGCGACCGCAGTCATATTCATGTGGCAGAAGTTGGTGAACGTCGAAATCGGCTGGGCATCCGTTATCCAAGTGGCCTCCGTTATCACCGTTTCCGTTTCCGTCACCTCCGTTGTCACCGCCATTATCTCCATCACCATTTCCATTACCGCTGTTGTCACCTTCACCGCTGTTATCACCATCACTGTTTCCATTTCCATCACCATTTCCGGCTTCACATCCAGCGTTATTGGGCCAGTCACAGACCTGTAAATCGATTAAACTCATAAGACTGAGATTTTCAGACACAAAAGGTAGGctatggggtttggattttaaaagactATTCGGTTTTACGaggtttgaggagctcggtgacgcagcggtaaatgcgctcggtctgcgattgttgaagttaagcaactttcgcaaaggccggtcatagaatgggtgaccacaaaaaaaaaagttttcatctcgagctcctccgtgcttcggaaggcacgttaagccgttgttcccggttgcattagcagtcgttaataaccaccaatccgcactgggcccgcgtggtggtttaaggcccgatctccctatccatccatagggaaggcccgtgccccagcagtggggacgttaatgggctggtgatgatgattcggTTTTACGACTTTCATAGTACTTCAGATCAGGtttgaaaagtttatttaaaaaggaATTATGTGTACTGAAAAGctctaatttaaatatataatgttCTTAGTCTAAACAAACGTAAGAGGAAGAAGAAAGAGGttagcaaaaaatatatatgtgtaggaaaattcaaaatgtaaccACGTACtaaaaactaaatacttacttgGATTTTGGGGTTGAAGTGGAGTCCAGCGGGGCAATTCTGTTCTACCTTCTTTCCGAAGACGCAGTTGTAGAAGCGACCGCATTCAGATTCGTGGGGTAGGAGCTTGTGCACGTCGAAGTCGGCTGGGCATCCGTTATCCAGATTTCCTCCGTTATCACCGTTTCCGTTTCCATTGTCACCATCACCGCTTCCATCACCGTCACCATTTCCGTTACCGTCACCATTTCCGTTACCGTCACCGTTGTCACCATCGCCGTTTCCGTCACCGCTACCGTGTTCACAGTCTACGTTCCGTGGCCAGTCGCAGACCTGGAAAGGTTACGGGtttacttagtaaaaaaaaaaaaaaatacttggtaaccacaggcttcgtcaacaATGTAATTGTAAACAGTCAGTGAagtccacggaatagaagaggttggaagggccaagtgagcgtgaaacgcgcgccatacaagtataagcaaatagttcatacttcaactttgcactccactcgtccgcaaactttaaaACATACGGATCTcagcgatagtatattaaaaggtcgtcttgtgtattataacctgcagggcaatagGCCAAATATTGATGAAATCTAAGGGAATGCAAACAGTGCCTGACAAAACTTTAAGAGCAATGTCACACTTATCCGTAACGTTCTTGAAGTATAGACAGGCTTGCTCTCTGTCATTGACGCGCTCATCTACATCTCTTTAATCACCAATtgtccctggctttgactccaagcgaaaaatctggacacgactaaaccggtgtaggaccgactatggaaagtcaaaccatcacctatgtagatggggcttaaaggagtcaccatactgtgaatgtggtcacccggaccaaaccatatctcacatagtgaacgagtgccctctgcaccggttcccaggtggtatagccgagctgcattgtgtgacggatgcagcaaagacttggttaagggagcttaagctggatatttgatccaagaaggatatttgtctgccatacgcaataataatctaCATCTCtgtattttaaaagaatatcTCATTAAAAgtgtttaacggcctctgtggtccagtggttgagcgttggactcacgatccggaggccccgggttcgaatcccggtggggacatatcacaaaaatcactttgtgatccctagtttggttaggacattacaggctgatcacctgattgtccgaaagtaagatgatccgtgcttcggaaggcacgttaagccgttggtcccggttactacttactgatgtaagtaagtagtcgttacatgagtcatgtcaggggcctttggcggctcaatagtaaccctgacaccagggttgatgaggttggtacgtcacctcacaacccacacgataagaagattaaaaGTGTTAATTACATTCAAACTtacgaaaataatgataaaattgcagcctatcacataaaatatatatcgtgCGTTTCTTTAGCGAGAAAAAAACTGATATTAGTAAGTCAAATAGATATATAGATATTAGTAAGTCGTTTCCTTGCCAGCTTttctttttacgtgacttattgtagatttgccgcagatggcattaactacttggctggacaaatggggaccactgatggctctcacccggtacaacgtttaagacaacaggcctgagggtaccctgttgagcgcaaacctcggctcagggcgtcatctgagagtaaaaatgtttgaaagaatgaatcaaccctagtgggtcgtaagcgctgattgagggaaatcgtcgaccacgccggcggggtcggtatcgcggtCCATTTCCTTGCCAGCGGTGGGACAACTGCCTATAGAATTGAATATGAGAATAAGTACTCCGTCATAGCCCTGTtcataggcacgttaagccgttggtcccggttactacttac
The Pectinophora gossypiella chromosome 26, ilPecGoss1.1, whole genome shotgun sequence DNA segment above includes these coding regions:
- the LOC126378331 gene encoding uncharacterized protein LOC126378331 isoform X13, producing the protein MIAKLLLLALLGLAHARPHADEEPLTETLTPHDLCPKELKHLLLPHEYDCTKFYYCEYGYRREPARDCSPGTVFDDDRQVCVHPAETNCTLPGVPPATTAKPEETEITQEPTTKEPVTQEPTTQEPVTQEPTTKEPVTQEPTTKEPTTQEPLTQEPTTQKPVTQEPTTQEPTTKEPTTQEPTTQEPVTQEPTTQKPVTQEPETEAPVEPAPEPKPETDNGAGDLPNGCPADFDVHRLLPHESDCSKFYYCNFGGLVLRQCAPGTLFNPKLQVCDWPRNVDCEHGSGDGNGDGDNGDGNGNGDGNGNGDGDGSGDGDNGNGNGDNGGNLDNGCPADFDVHKLLPHESECGRFYNCVFGKKVEQNCPAGLHFNPKIQVCDWPNNAGCEAGNGDGNGNSDGDNSGEGDNSGNGNGDGDNGGDNGGDGNGNGDNGGHLDNGCPADFDVHQLLPHEYDCGRFYTCVFGKKVEQICPAGLHFNPKIQVCDWPHNAGCESGNGGGDNGGDGNGNGDNNGSNSGEDGGSNGSNSGEDGGSNGSNSGEDSGSNSGEDGGSNGSNSGEDGGNNGSNSGEDGGSSGSNSGEDGGNNGSNSGENGGDNGGDGNGNGDGTLENGCPADFDVHQLLPHESDCGRFYNCVFGKKVEQICPAGLHFNPNLQVCDWPKHAGCESGNGDGDNGGDNGGDNGGDNGGDNGGDNGGDNGGDGNGNGDGDNGNGDNGGNLDNGCPADFDVHQLLPHESDCGRFYNCVFGKKVEQNCPAGLHFNPKIQVCDWPSVAGCESGNGNGDNGGDGNGDGDNGNGDGDGDNGNGDGDNGGNLDNGCPADFDVHQLLPHETDCGRFYTCVFGEKVEQKCPAGLHFNPKIQVCDWPSVAGCESGNGDGDNGGDGNGDGDNGNGDGDNGNGDGDNGNGDGDNGNGNGDNGGNLDNGCPADFDVHQLLPHESDCGRFYTCVFGEKVEQKCPAGLHFNPKIQVCDWPANAGCEANSGEDGGDNGGDNSGENSGEDGGDHGGDNGGDNGGNNSGENGGDSGVDSGENGGDNGSNSGENGGDNGSNSGENGGDNGSNSGENGGDNGSNSGENGGDNGSNSGENGGDNGSNSGENGGDSGSNSGENGGDNGSNSGENGGDSGSNSGENGGDNGNNSGENGGDSGEDGGEDNGNGGETEPDHSKCSDACNILPWAHETACDKYWRCEGEKAVLVICAEGLHFNARTGTCDFICNANCTRNNVQTTGDANGLKIFVPWDKVNDSMRDIYDV
- the LOC126378331 gene encoding uncharacterized protein LOC126378331 isoform X12, which translates into the protein MIAKLLLLALLGLAHARPHADEEPLTETLTPHDLCPKELKHLLLPHEYDCTKFYYCEYGYRREPARDCSPGTVFDDDRQVCVHPAETNCTLPGVPPATTAKPEETEITQEPTTKEPVTQEPTTQEPVTQEPTTKEPVTQEPTTKEPTTQEPLTQEPTTQKPVTQEPTTQEPTTKEPTTQEPTTQEPVTQEPTTQKPVTQEPETEAPVEPAPEPKPETDNGAGDLPNGCPADFDVHRLLPHESDCSKFYYCNFGGLVLRQCAPGTLFNPKLQVCDWPRNVDCEHGSGDGNGDGDNGDGNGNGDGNGNGDGDGSGDGDNGNGNGDNGGNLDNGCPADFDVHKLLPHESECGRFYNCVFGKKVEQNCPAGLHFNPKIQVCDWPNNAGCEAGNGDGNGNSDGDNSGEGDNSGNGNGDGDNGGDNGGDGNGNGDNGGHLDNGCPADFDVHQLLPHEYDCGRFYTCVFGKKVEQICPAGLHFNPKIQVCDWPHNAGCESGNGGGDNGGDGNGNGDNNGSNSGEDGGSNGSNSGEDGGSNGSNSGEDSGSNSGEDGGSNGSNSGEDGGNNGSNSGEDGGSSGSNSGEDGGNNGSNSGENGGDNGGDGNGNGDGTLENGCPADFDVHQLLPHESDCGRFYNCVFGKKVEQICPAGLHFNPNLQVCDWPKHAGCESGNGDGDNGGDNGGDNGGDNGGDNGGDNGGDNGGDGNGNGDGDNGNGDNGGNLDNGCPADFDVHQLLPHESDCGRFYNCVFGKKVEQNCPAGLHFNPKIQVCDWPSAAGCESGNGGGDNGGDGNGDGDNGGDGNGDGDNSGDGNGNGDNGGHLDNGCPADFDVHQLLPHEYDCGRFYTCVFGKKVEQICPAGLHFNPKIQVCDWPSVAGCESGNGDGDNGGDGNGDGDNGNGDGDNGNGDGDNGNGDGDNGNGNGDNGGNLDNGCPADFDVHQLLPHESDCGRFYTCVFGEKVEQKCPAGLHFNPKIQVCDWPANAGCEANSGEDGGDNGGDNSGENSGEDGGDHGGDNGGDNGGNNSGENGGDSGVDSGENGGDNGSNSGENGGDNGSNSGENGGDNGSNSGENGGDNGSNSGENGGDNGSNSGENGGDNGSNSGENGGDSGSNSGENGGDNGSNSGENGGDSGSNSGENGGDNGNNSGENGGDSGEDGGEDNGNGGETEPDHSKCSDACNILPWAHETACDKYWRCEGEKAVLVICAEGLHFNARTGTCDFICNANCTRNNVQTTGDANGLKIFVPWDKVNDSMRDIYDV
- the LOC126378331 gene encoding uncharacterized transmembrane protein DDB_G0289901-like isoform X11 codes for the protein MIAKLLLLALLGLAHARPHADEEPLTETLTPHDLCPKELKHLLLPHEYDCTKFYYCEYGYRREPARDCSPGTVFDDDRQVCVHPAETNCTLPGVPPATTAKPEETEITQEPTTKEPVTQEPTTQEPVTQEPTTKEPVTQEPTTKEPTTQEPLTQEPTTQKPVTQEPTTQEPTTKEPTTQEPTTQEPVTQEPTTQKPVTQEPETEAPVEPAPEPKPETDNGAGDLPNGCPADFDVHRLLPHESDCSKFYYCNFGGLVLRQCAPGTLFNPKLQVCDWPRNVDCEHGSGDGNGDGDNGDGNGNGDGNGNGDGDGSGDGDNGNGNGDNGGNLDNGCPADFDVHKLLPHESECGRFYNCVFGKKVEQNCPAGLHFNPKIQVCDWPNNAGCEAGNGDGNGNSDGDNSGEGDNSGNGNGDGDNGGDNGGDGNGNGDNGGHLDNGCPADFDVHQLLPHEYDCGRFYTCVFGKKVEQICPAGLHFNPKIQVCDWPSAAGCESGNGGGDNGGDGNGDGDNGGDGNGDGDNSGDGNGNGDNGGHLDNGCPADFDVHQLLPHEYDCGRFYTCVFGKKVEQICPAGLHFNPKIQVCDWPDNAGCESGDGNGSGDNGGDNSGDNGGDSGVDSGENGGDNGSNSGENGGNNGSNSGEDSGSSGSNSGEDGGSSGSNSGEDGGSSGGNSGEDGGSSGSNSGEDGGNNGSNSGEDGGNNGSNSGENGGDNGGDNGGDSGENGGDNGGDGNGNGNGTLENGCPTDFSVHQLLPHEYDCGRFYTCVFGEKVVQNCPAGLHFNPKIQVCDWPSVAGCESGNGNGDNGGDGNGDGDNGNGDGDGDNGNGDGDNGGNLDNGCPADFDVHQLLPHETDCGRFYTCVFGEKVEQKCPAGLHFNPKIQVCDWPSVAGCESGNGDGDNGGDGNGDGDNGNGDGDNGNGDGDNGNGDGDNGNGNGDNGGNLDNGCPADFDVHQLLPHESDCGRFYTCVFGEKVEQKCPAGLHFNPKIQVCDWPANAGCEANSGEDGGDNGGDNSGENSGEDGGDHGGDNGGDNGGNNSGENGGDSGVDSGENGGDNGSNSGENGGDNGSNSGENGGDNGSNSGENGGDNGSNSGENGGDNGSNSGENGGDNGSNSGENGGDSGSNSGENGGDNGSNSGENGGDSGSNSGENGGDNGNNSGENGGDSGEDGGEDNGNGGETEPDHSKCSDACNILPWAHETACDKYWRCEGEKAVLVICAEGLHFNARTGTCDFICNANCTRNNVQTTGDANGLKIFVPWDKVNDSMRDIYDV
- the LOC126378331 gene encoding uncharacterized transmembrane protein DDB_G0289901-like isoform X4, coding for MIAKLLLLALLGLAHARPHADEEPLTETLTPHDLCPKELKHLLLPHEYDCTKFYYCEYGYRREPARDCSPGTVFDDDRQVCVHPAETNCTLPGVPPATTAKPEETEITQEPTTKEPVTQEPTTQEPVTQEPTTKEPVTQEPTTKEPTTQEPLTQEPTTQKPVTQEPTTQEPTTKEPTTQEPTTQEPVTQEPTTQKPVTQEPETEAPVEPAPEPKPETDNGAGDLPNGCPADFDVHRLLPHESDCSKFYYCNFGGLVLRQCAPGTLFNPKLQVCDWPRNVDCEHGSGDGNGDGDNGDGNGNGDGNGNGDGDGSGDGDNGNGNGDNGGNLDNGCPADFDVHKLLPHESECGRFYNCVFGKKVEQNCPAGLHFNPKIQVCDWPHNAGCESGNGGGDNGGDGNGNGDNNGSNSGEDGGSNGSNSGEDGGSNGSNSGEDSGSNSGEDGGSNGSNSGEDGGNNGSNSGEDGGSSGSNSGEDGGNNGSNSGENGGDNGGDGNGNGDGTLENGCPADFDVHQLLPHESDCGRFYNCVFGKKVEQICPAGLHFNPNLQVCDWPKHAGCESGNGDGDNGGDNGGDNGGDNGGDNGGDNGGDNGGDGNGNGDGDNGNGDNGGNLDNGCPADFDVHQLLPHESDCGRFYNCVFGKKVEQNCPAGLHFNPKIQVCDWPSAAGCESGNGGGDNGGDGNGDGDNGGDGNGDGDNSGDGNGNGDNGGHLDNGCPADFDVHQLLPHEYDCGRFYTCVFGKKVEQICPAGLHFNPKIQVCDWPDNAGCESGDGNGSGDNGGDNSGDNGGDSGVDSGENGGDNGSNSGENGGNNGSNSGEDSGSSGSNSGEDGGSSGSNSGEDGGSSGGNSGEDGGSSGSNSGEDGGNNGSNSGEDGGNNGSNSGENGGDNGGDNGGDSGENGGDNGGDGNGNGNGTLENGCPTDFSVHQLLPHEYDCGRFYTCVFGEKVVQNCPAGLHFNPKIQVCDWPSVAGCESGNGNGDNGGDGNGDGDNGNGDGDGDNGNGDGDNGGNLDNGCPADFDVHQLLPHETDCGRFYTCVFGEKVEQKCPAGLHFNPKIQVCDWPSVAGCESGNGDGDNGGDGNGDGDNGNGDGDNGNGDGDNGNGDGDNGNGNGDNGGNLDNGCPADFDVHQLLPHESDCGRFYTCVFGEKVEQKCPAGLHFNPKIQVCDWPANAGCEANSGEDGGDNGGDNSGENSGEDGGDHGGDNGGDNGGNNSGENGGDSGVDSGENGGDNGSNSGENGGDNGSNSGENGGDNGSNSGENGGDNGSNSGENGGDNGSNSGENGGDNGSNSGENGGDSGSNSGENGGDNGSNSGENGGDSGSNSGENGGDNGNNSGENGGDSGEDGGEDNGNGGETEPDHSKCSDACNILPWAHETACDKYWRCEGEKAVLVICAEGLHFNARTGTCDFICNANCTRNNVQTTGDANGLKIFVPWDKVNDSMRDIYDV